The following are encoded together in the Deinococcus soli (ex Cha et al. 2016) genome:
- a CDS encoding TIGR01777 family oxidoreductase, giving the protein MTQRLVVAGGSGFLGRAVARHFTALGWEVVILSRSRPAAPAPGRRVAWDALRQGEWVRELDGAAALLNLAGRTVNCRYSAANMLEIYTSRLDSTRALGRALASVDRPPRVWLNSSTATIYRDARDHPQDERTGELGSGFSVDVARRWEAALNEETLPHTRRVALRTAMVYGVGTGGIMETTDRVVRLGAAGAMAGGEQMVSWIHERDFCRAAQFLIDSSPESALSGPVNVTAPHPLPNAAFLRAYRDAWGVPVGVPSTAALIGLGAAVMGSEAELLLKSRWVVPTRLLDAGFTFEYPTWPQAIRELVAQARREGHAGH; this is encoded by the coding sequence ATGACGCAGCGTTTGGTGGTCGCGGGCGGCAGTGGGTTCCTGGGTCGGGCGGTGGCGCGGCACTTCACGGCGCTGGGGTGGGAGGTCGTGATCCTGTCGCGTTCCCGCCCGGCTGCGCCGGCGCCGGGGCGCAGGGTGGCGTGGGACGCGCTGCGGCAGGGCGAGTGGGTGCGGGAACTGGACGGCGCCGCGGCCCTGCTGAATCTGGCGGGGCGCACCGTGAACTGCCGGTACAGCGCGGCGAACATGCTGGAGATCTACACGTCCCGCCTGGACAGCACCCGCGCGCTGGGCCGCGCCCTGGCCAGCGTGGACCGCCCGCCGCGCGTGTGGCTGAACAGTTCCACCGCGACCATCTACCGCGACGCCCGCGACCACCCGCAGGATGAACGGACTGGCGAGCTGGGTTCGGGTTTCAGCGTGGACGTCGCCCGCCGCTGGGAGGCCGCGCTGAACGAGGAGACGCTGCCGCACACGCGGCGCGTGGCGCTGCGCACCGCGATGGTGTACGGCGTGGGCACCGGGGGCATCATGGAGACCACCGACCGCGTGGTACGGCTGGGCGCGGCGGGCGCCATGGCCGGTGGGGAGCAGATGGTGTCGTGGATTCACGAGCGGGACTTCTGCCGCGCCGCGCAGTTCCTGATCGACTCGTCCCCCGAATCGGCGCTCTCCGGTCCGGTGAACGTCACCGCGCCGCACCCCCTCCCGAACGCGGCGTTCCTGCGCGCGTACCGCGACGCGTGGGGCGTACCGGTCGGCGTGCCGTCCACCGCCGCGCTGATCGGCCTGGGCGCCGCCGTGATGGGCTCTGAGGCGGAACTCCTTCTCAAGAGTCGCTGGGTGGTGCCCACGCGCCTGCTGGACGCGGGCTTCACCTTCGAGTACCCCACGTGGCCGCAGGCGATCCGTGAACTGGTCGCGCAGGCCCGCCGCGAGGGGCACGCCGGACACTGA
- a CDS encoding VWA domain-containing protein, with protein MTTEERTRRWRLVLGGGDADGLGAQEGTEVPLTLEDRRMDAALAGLYDPRDGERRGGLGGSAPRVARWLADLREFFPTDVVRVMQADAIERLNLQQLLFEPEMLDGVEPDVHLVATLVSLKGVMPPSARDAARSVVRRVVDDLTRRLEEPTRAAVTGSLSRAQRTRRPKAAEIDWPGTIRANLRTYRPELGTLVPERLVGHGRRRRSLRDVVLCVDQSGSMAGSVVYAGVFGAVLASLPALSTRVVAFDTAVADLTEHLGDPVELLYGLQLGGGTDINRALAYCQGVIERPEQTVLVLLSDLFEGGNEREMLARARALRESGVLVVALLALSDDGAPSFDHGVARALASLDIPAFACTPAHFPGLLAAALRGDDPGAWAGDQGLVVRGSGVG; from the coding sequence ATGACCACAGAGGAACGCACGCGCCGCTGGCGGCTGGTGCTGGGTGGCGGGGACGCCGACGGGCTGGGCGCGCAGGAGGGCACGGAGGTGCCCCTCACGCTGGAAGACCGCCGGATGGACGCCGCGCTGGCCGGGCTGTACGACCCGCGAGACGGTGAACGCCGGGGCGGGCTGGGGGGGAGTGCGCCGCGTGTGGCGCGCTGGCTGGCGGACCTGCGCGAGTTCTTCCCGACCGACGTGGTCCGGGTGATGCAGGCGGACGCCATCGAGCGCCTGAACCTCCAGCAGCTGCTGTTCGAACCGGAGATGCTCGATGGCGTGGAGCCGGACGTGCATCTCGTGGCGACGCTGGTGTCCCTGAAGGGCGTGATGCCGCCGTCGGCGCGGGACGCGGCCCGCTCGGTGGTGCGGCGCGTGGTGGACGACCTGACGCGCCGACTGGAGGAACCGACCCGCGCGGCCGTCACCGGGAGTCTCAGCCGCGCGCAGCGCACGCGCCGCCCGAAGGCCGCCGAGATCGACTGGCCGGGCACGATCCGCGCGAACCTGCGCACGTACCGCCCGGAACTGGGCACCCTCGTCCCCGAGCGGCTGGTCGGGCATGGGCGGCGGCGGCGCAGCCTGCGGGACGTGGTGCTGTGCGTGGACCAGTCGGGCAGCATGGCGGGCAGCGTGGTGTACGCCGGGGTGTTCGGCGCGGTCCTGGCGAGCCTCCCGGCGCTGAGCACGCGCGTGGTGGCCTTCGACACGGCGGTCGCGGACCTGACCGAGCACCTGGGCGACCCGGTGGAGCTGCTGTACGGCCTGCAACTGGGCGGCGGCACCGACATCAACCGGGCGCTGGCGTACTGCCAGGGCGTGATCGAGCGGCCCGAGCAGACGGTGCTCGTGCTGCTCAGTGACCTGTTCGAGGGCGGCAACGAACGCGAGATGCTCGCCCGCGCCCGCGCGCTGCGCGAGAGTGGCGTCCTGGTCGTGGCACTCCTGGCCCTGTCGGACGACGGCGCGCCCAGTTTCGACCACGGCGTGGCGCGCGCCCTGGCGAGCCTGGACATCCCGGCGTTCGCGTGCACGCCCGCGCACTTTCCGGGCCTGCTGGCCGCCGCGCTGCGCGGGGACGATCCGGGCGCGTGGGCGGGCGATCAGGGACTTGTGGTCCGGGGCAGCGGCGTAGGGTAG
- a CDS encoding polysaccharide deacetylase family protein: MLTSRLRALLLPLALISGAACSHAQARPMVLVYHQVGAGSGASLGIAPQALRQRVETLRRLGYRFVTSSEAARAAPQEKVAVIQFDDGFESVYRLAFPVLRDLGVPGTAYVIWSRLDQPGSLSRAQVRELRAAGWEIGTHSHRHAALADLAPAGLRRELSVPDGEAARCVAYPLNRHDARVRRAAMAQGLSCGVAGGPPALGRPDPLALPAPAITPWDDTLLPLRARWGLDARAPLLLAGVTEPVIDTLLDRGAGEAPAVEPPLTWNPAHYELLGNGLISVAWRGERETRLAWREGRWSVNAAARRGVGRLDGVYTGGSVAFNVAPVTLAAGWDGSGPLLAGAVSLGGYGEVWGRASRLGGAWTWGAGATLIPADYVQISAAHGASGTQLGLRAALPWQDGEGRPLRLGGGYRWGEGAGPFAELEYRVGSYSLAAEVSGAGRFGVKFTSVW; encoded by the coding sequence ATGCTGACGTCCCGCCTGCGCGCCCTGCTGCTTCCCCTGGCCCTGATCTCCGGCGCGGCGTGTTCCCACGCCCAGGCGCGTCCCATGGTGCTCGTGTACCACCAGGTCGGGGCGGGCAGCGGGGCGTCGCTGGGGATCGCGCCGCAGGCCCTGCGGCAGCGGGTCGAGACCCTGCGCCGCCTCGGGTACCGCTTCGTGACCTCCAGCGAGGCTGCGCGCGCCGCCCCGCAGGAGAAGGTGGCGGTCATCCAGTTCGACGACGGCTTCGAGAGCGTGTACCGGCTGGCCTTCCCGGTGCTGCGTGACCTGGGCGTGCCCGGCACGGCGTACGTGATCTGGTCGCGGCTGGATCAGCCGGGCAGCCTGAGCCGCGCGCAGGTGCGCGAACTGCGCGCCGCCGGGTGGGAGATCGGTACGCACTCGCACCGGCACGCGGCGCTGGCCGACCTCGCCCCGGCGGGCCTGCGCCGCGAGCTGAGCGTCCCGGACGGCGAGGCGGCCCGCTGCGTCGCGTACCCGCTCAACCGCCACGACGCGCGGGTACGCCGCGCGGCGATGGCGCAGGGGCTCTCGTGTGGGGTGGCCGGGGGGCCGCCCGCGCTGGGCCGCCCGGATCCGCTGGCGCTGCCCGCGCCGGCCATCACGCCCTGGGACGACACGCTGCTGCCCCTGCGGGCCCGCTGGGGGCTGGACGCCCGCGCGCCGCTTCTGCTGGCCGGGGTGACCGAGCCGGTGATCGACACCCTGCTGGATCGGGGGGCGGGCGAGGCGCCGGCGGTCGAGCCGCCCCTGACCTGGAATCCGGCGCATTACGAACTGCTGGGGAACGGGCTGATCAGCGTCGCGTGGCGCGGTGAGCGCGAGACGCGGCTGGCGTGGCGCGAGGGCCGCTGGAGTGTGAACGCCGCCGCGCGCCGCGGGGTGGGCCGCCTGGACGGCGTGTACACCGGGGGCAGCGTGGCGTTCAACGTCGCGCCGGTCACGCTGGCCGCCGGGTGGGACGGCAGCGGGCCGCTGCTGGCCGGCGCGGTGTCCCTGGGCGGGTACGGCGAGGTCTGGGGGCGGGCCAGTCGGCTGGGTGGCGCGTGGACGTGGGGTGCGGGCGCGACCCTGATTCCGGCGGATTACGTGCAGATCAGCGCGGCGCACGGGGCGTCGGGCACGCAGCTGGGCCTGCGGGCCGCGCTGCCCTGGCAGGACGGCGAGGGCCGCCCGCTGCGGCTGGGCGGCGGGTACCGCTGGGGCGAGGGGGCCGGGCCCTTCGCGGAGCTGGAGTACCGGGTGGGCAGTTACAGCCTCGCCGCCGAGGTGAGCGGCGCGGGCCGGTTCGGCGTGAAGTTCACGTCCGTCTGGTAA
- a CDS encoding DUF5682 family protein yields the protein MSVSIFPIRHHGPGSARSLEHALSQLNPDVVLVEGPSDAGSVLPFLAQADMTPPVALLGYVNDDPSRAAFWPFAVFSPEFVALRWAARAGVVARFVDLPAGVVLAGERDAPEDELRDDPLGVLAQAAGFADFERWWESLVEARGDDFDVFAAVNEAMRAVRADALGPVGREAQREAFMRQGIRAALKEGFARVAVVCGAWHAPALDVSVFPVKADAALLRGLPKAKVTLTWVPWTHGRLSVASGYGAGVRSPGYYEHLFTSRDAVAERWFARVARLLRAERLEASSASVIEATRLANALAALRGRALPGLEELNEAALSVFGWDGDLPLRLIEERLVVGEALGVVPDGVPTVPLARDVARQQKSLRLKVLPEKLDLDLDLRSDNDLARSVLFHRLNLLGVPWAKPRGSGGLGTFREGWQLRWRPEFSVRLVEASRLGQTVRDAATASALEAARGAGTLAELTALLEVLRLADLPGALPVTLAALDERSALGADVPDVLRALPPLARLARYGDVRGRGPAASGPGGAEVAPLETFRALLTRAAVGLPLAGVGLGDEAAAGLRDAVRGADAAVRLLDDPDVTAEWRAALRRTADREDAHPLLLGDTLRRLRDAGVLDAGQVEVRLGLALSDPSPLAVTAWLDGFLGDTGALLVHDAGLLALVDGWLSALDAEVFQSVLPLLRRVFARFEAPERRAIGEALRGGTPASRLAPVTVDDARAARVVPVVLSLLGVSPE from the coding sequence GTGAGCGTCTCCATCTTTCCCATTCGTCATCACGGCCCCGGCTCGGCGCGCAGCCTTGAGCACGCGCTGTCGCAGCTCAATCCGGATGTGGTGCTGGTCGAGGGGCCGTCGGATGCGGGTTCCGTGCTGCCGTTCCTGGCGCAGGCGGACATGACGCCGCCCGTGGCACTCCTCGGCTACGTGAATGATGATCCTTCTCGCGCGGCGTTCTGGCCGTTCGCGGTGTTCAGTCCGGAGTTCGTGGCGTTGCGGTGGGCGGCGCGGGCGGGGGTAGTGGCGCGGTTCGTGGATCTTCCGGCTGGGGTGGTGCTGGCCGGGGAGCGGGACGCGCCGGAGGATGAGTTGCGGGATGATCCGCTGGGGGTGCTGGCGCAGGCGGCGGGTTTCGCGGATTTCGAGCGGTGGTGGGAGTCGCTGGTGGAGGCCCGCGGTGATGATTTCGATGTGTTCGCGGCGGTGAACGAGGCGATGCGGGCGGTGCGGGCGGATGCGCTGGGGCCGGTGGGTCGGGAGGCGCAGCGGGAGGCGTTCATGCGGCAGGGCATCCGCGCGGCGCTGAAGGAGGGCTTCGCGCGGGTGGCGGTGGTGTGCGGGGCGTGGCATGCGCCCGCGCTGGATGTCTCCGTGTTCCCGGTGAAGGCGGACGCGGCGCTGCTCAGGGGGCTGCCGAAGGCGAAGGTGACCCTGACATGGGTGCCGTGGACGCATGGTCGCCTGAGCGTGGCGAGCGGGTACGGGGCGGGCGTGCGCTCGCCCGGGTACTACGAGCATCTGTTCACGTCGCGCGACGCGGTGGCGGAACGCTGGTTTGCGCGGGTGGCGCGGCTGCTGCGCGCCGAGCGGCTGGAGGCGAGCAGCGCGTCGGTGATCGAGGCGACGCGGCTGGCGAACGCGCTGGCGGCGCTGCGGGGGCGGGCGCTGCCGGGTCTGGAGGAGTTGAACGAGGCGGCGCTGAGCGTGTTCGGCTGGGACGGGGACCTGCCCCTGCGGCTGATCGAGGAGCGGCTGGTGGTGGGGGAGGCGCTGGGCGTGGTGCCGGACGGGGTGCCGACGGTGCCGCTGGCGCGGGACGTGGCGCGGCAGCAGAAGAGTTTGCGGTTGAAGGTGCTGCCGGAGAAGCTGGACCTGGATCTGGACCTGCGCTCGGACAACGATCTGGCGCGCAGCGTGCTGTTTCACCGCCTGAACCTGCTGGGCGTGCCGTGGGCGAAACCCCGGGGGTCGGGCGGCCTGGGGACGTTCCGCGAGGGGTGGCAGCTGCGCTGGCGGCCGGAGTTCAGCGTGCGGCTGGTCGAGGCGAGTCGGCTGGGGCAGACGGTGCGGGACGCGGCGACGGCGTCCGCGCTGGAGGCCGCGCGGGGCGCGGGGACGCTGGCGGAACTGACGGCGCTGCTGGAGGTGCTGCGCCTCGCGGACCTGCCCGGTGCGTTGCCGGTGACGCTCGCGGCGCTGGATGAGCGGTCGGCGCTGGGCGCGGACGTGCCGGACGTGCTGCGTGCTCTGCCGCCCCTGGCGCGACTGGCGCGTTACGGGGACGTGCGTGGGCGCGGTCCGGCCGCCTCTGGTCCGGGTGGGGCAGAGGTGGCCCCCCTGGAGACGTTCCGGGCGCTGCTGACCCGCGCGGCGGTGGGCCTGCCGCTGGCCGGGGTGGGTCTGGGGGACGAGGCGGCCGCCGGGCTGCGGGACGCGGTGCGGGGGGCGGACGCGGCCGTGCGCCTGCTGGACGACCCGGACGTGACGGCCGAGTGGCGTGCGGCCCTGCGCCGGACGGCGGACCGGGAGGACGCGCATCCGCTGCTGCTGGGGGACACGCTGCGCCGCCTGCGGGACGCGGGCGTGCTGGACGCCGGTCAGGTGGAGGTGCGGCTGGGACTGGCCCTGAGTGATCCGTCGCCGCTGGCGGTCACGGCGTGGCTGGACGGCTTCCTGGGGGACACCGGGGCGCTGCTCGTGCACGACGCGGGCCTGCTGGCGCTGGTGGACGGCTGGCTGTCGGCCCTGGACGCCGAGGTGTTCCAGAGCGTGCTGCCGCTGCTGCGCCGGGTGTTCGCGCGCTTCGAGGCCCCGGAACGCCGCGCGATCGGCGAGGCGCTGCGTGGGGGGACGCCCGCGTCGCGCCTCGCGCCGGTCACGGTGGATGACGCCCGGGCGGCGCGGGTCGTTCCGGTCGTGCTGAGCCTGCTGGGGGTATCCCCCGAATGA
- a CDS encoding ATP-binding protein, with the protein MTTPDATVLRQHAEQQYAHELAALAAHDTRPRPPRWNLSPHAVLTYLLGDTLPDGTEITAKYVGDRRLMEIAVATLATDRALLLLGVPGTAKSWVSEHLAAAISGDSTLLIQGTAGTAEDTLRYGWNYARLLAEGPSPAALVQSPILRAMQGGKIARLEELTRVQSDVQDTLITILSEKTLPVPELNTEIQAVQGFNLIATANTRDRGVNDLSSALKRRFNTVILPVPDTLDDEVRIVTARAQALSAALQIPAQPPALEEVRRIVTVFRELRSGTTEDGKTRLKTPSGSLSTAEAISVVSQSLSLAAHFGTGTLTPHDIAASLIGAVIKDPTQDALIWREYLETVTKKRDDWKDFYKACRAVS; encoded by the coding sequence ATGACCACCCCTGACGCCACCGTCCTGCGCCAGCACGCCGAGCAGCAGTACGCGCACGAACTCGCCGCCCTCGCCGCGCATGACACCCGCCCCCGCCCGCCCCGCTGGAACCTCAGCCCGCACGCCGTCCTCACGTACCTGCTCGGCGACACCCTGCCCGACGGGACCGAGATCACCGCCAAGTACGTTGGGGACCGCCGCCTCATGGAGATCGCCGTCGCCACGCTCGCCACCGACCGCGCCCTCCTCCTGCTGGGCGTGCCCGGCACCGCCAAGAGTTGGGTCAGCGAACACCTCGCCGCCGCCATCAGCGGCGACAGCACCCTCCTCATCCAGGGCACCGCGGGCACCGCCGAGGACACCCTCCGCTACGGCTGGAACTACGCCCGCCTCCTCGCCGAAGGCCCCAGCCCCGCCGCGCTCGTCCAGAGCCCCATCCTCCGCGCCATGCAGGGCGGAAAGATCGCCCGCCTGGAAGAACTCACCCGCGTGCAGAGCGACGTGCAGGACACCCTCATCACCATCCTGAGCGAAAAGACCCTCCCCGTTCCCGAACTGAACACCGAAATCCAGGCCGTGCAGGGCTTCAACCTCATCGCCACCGCCAACACCCGCGACCGCGGCGTCAACGACCTCTCCAGCGCCCTCAAACGCCGCTTCAACACCGTCATCCTCCCCGTCCCCGACACCCTCGACGACGAAGTCCGCATCGTCACCGCCCGCGCCCAGGCCCTCAGCGCCGCCCTCCAGATCCCCGCACAGCCCCCCGCGCTAGAGGAAGTCCGCCGGATCGTCACCGTCTTCCGCGAACTCCGCTCCGGCACCACCGAAGACGGCAAAACCCGCCTCAAAACCCCCAGCGGCAGCCTCAGCACCGCCGAAGCCATCAGCGTCGTCAGCCAGAGCCTGTCCCTCGCCGCGCACTTCGGCACCGGCACCCTCACCCCCCACGACATCGCCGCCAGCCTCATCGGCGCTGTCATCAAAGACCCCACCCAGGACGCCCTCATCTGGCGCGAATACCTCGAAACCGTCACCAAAAAACGCGACGACTGGAAAGATTTCTATAAAGCCTGCCGGGCGGTGAGCTGA
- a CDS encoding DUF5691 domain-containing protein, which produces MPSDLPALLSAALIGTERAPLPTPGPDATGQAAARVIRDDPAGTLLARAALLTLAATAGRQPDPPAPAPTPAPSDPRAEAPARAARHLPHLGGPLLHEWLTLCHAHGYRVPALYLPRLLTLATQDRSLRVPLARVLGERGRWLAHHADSPALAHADAPDEPTWAPLSDTDRDTLHRVLRALNPGAARALLRTQFDTERAASRKRLLSAVLDTLNGDDHTLEPLLEGALDDHSPDVQTLARQTLQRLPRSALNARLAATLHDPGTPPNPRDGLSGGPQARLSHVLRHAHPDALLHATPGGPPALITLAHDHHLLDDLIAGTLTHRHQPLAQALLPHASTPALRALSDPARTLQGGLHTRDPDLILAALAHHPTPWKPDDSHAILTLIQDTLRHIDHPSQWPQRWRTLHDHAHHLHPDTTPPPPLPPDAPHHAQSVWHDLTSTLDTRRQIRHDFKEHP; this is translated from the coding sequence ATGCCTTCTGACCTGCCCGCCCTGCTGAGCGCCGCGCTGATCGGCACCGAACGTGCCCCCCTGCCCACCCCCGGCCCCGACGCCACCGGACAGGCCGCCGCGCGGGTCATCCGGGACGACCCGGCAGGTACCCTGCTGGCCCGCGCCGCGCTGCTGACCCTCGCCGCGACCGCCGGACGGCAACCCGACCCGCCCGCCCCGGCCCCCACCCCCGCCCCCAGCGACCCGCGTGCGGAAGCCCCGGCCCGCGCCGCGCGGCACCTCCCGCATCTGGGCGGCCCCCTGCTGCACGAGTGGCTGACCCTGTGCCACGCGCACGGCTACCGCGTCCCGGCGCTGTACCTGCCGCGCCTGCTGACCCTCGCCACGCAGGACCGCAGCCTGCGCGTCCCCCTCGCCCGCGTGCTGGGCGAACGGGGGCGCTGGCTGGCACACCACGCGGACAGCCCCGCCCTGGCTCACGCTGACGCCCCCGACGAGCCCACCTGGGCCCCCCTGAGCGACACCGACCGCGACACCCTGCACCGCGTCCTGCGAGCCCTCAACCCCGGCGCCGCCCGAGCCCTGCTACGCACGCAGTTCGACACGGAACGCGCCGCCAGCCGCAAACGCCTCCTGAGCGCCGTGCTGGACACCCTGAACGGCGACGACCACACCCTGGAACCCCTGCTGGAGGGCGCGCTGGACGACCACAGCCCCGACGTGCAGACCCTCGCCCGGCAGACCCTTCAGCGCCTCCCGCGCAGCGCCCTGAACGCCCGACTGGCCGCCACGCTGCACGACCCCGGCACGCCACCCAACCCCCGCGACGGCCTGAGCGGCGGCCCCCAGGCCCGACTCAGCCACGTCCTGCGGCACGCCCACCCCGACGCGCTGCTGCACGCCACGCCCGGCGGCCCCCCCGCCCTGATCACCCTGGCCCACGACCACCACCTGCTCGACGATCTCATCGCGGGCACCCTCACGCACCGGCACCAGCCCCTCGCCCAGGCCCTCCTCCCGCACGCGTCCACCCCGGCCCTGCGCGCCCTCAGCGACCCGGCCCGCACCCTCCAGGGCGGCCTGCACACCCGCGACCCCGACCTCATCCTCGCCGCCCTGGCGCACCACCCCACCCCCTGGAAGCCCGACGACAGCCACGCCATCCTCACCCTCATCCAGGACACCCTCCGGCACATCGACCACCCCTCCCAGTGGCCGCAACGCTGGCGCACCCTGCACGACCACGCCCATCACCTCCACCCCGACACCACGCCCCCCCCACCCCTGCCACCCGACGCCCCCCACCACGCCCAGAGCGTCTGGCACGACCTGACGAGCACCCTCGACACCCGCAGGCAGATCCGGCACGACTTCAAGGAGCACCCATGA
- a CDS encoding SWIM zinc finger family protein, which produces MTPTPDPILTLAPDAGSAASARTLATPAGWPDLHAGPTHLWGHCQGSGTQPYLIGVDRSGPDAPAFRCSCPSRKFPCKHALALLLLHEAHPQHFGTDPAPDAIRKWLDGRAEKHALSDSSPADADPAGETRSGPDPAAQARRRAAREKKVSLGLDALQTFLKDLVRDGLAQAAARPYSDWDTQAARLVDAQAPGAARLVRMIPEVLPQPDRLLAHLARLYLLTEAWPRRDTLSGPQQADLRAALGFPLDKAATVTAGGTDTRWLVLGHTVSDEEHVRTRRTWLHEGGTTALLLDFAAPGWPLPPALPAGSSVRARLSHAPGTVPQRHVLNGEATRSAPAPLPAPVTLEGLLDAHGAALALNPWLERTAHHLGPVTVHPPTRDGDPWRAGDARGSLPLGGSDTARLTLLALCGGHPQTFTAEWDGQSLTPLCAVQDGTLHPLDTPEDEDAF; this is translated from the coding sequence ATGACGCCCACCCCTGACCCCATCCTGACCCTGGCCCCCGACGCGGGCAGCGCTGCCAGCGCACGCACACTCGCCACGCCCGCCGGGTGGCCCGATCTGCACGCCGGACCCACCCACCTGTGGGGCCACTGCCAGGGCAGCGGCACGCAGCCCTACCTGATCGGCGTGGACCGCAGTGGCCCAGACGCGCCCGCCTTCAGGTGCTCCTGCCCCAGCCGTAAGTTTCCCTGCAAGCACGCCCTGGCGCTGCTGCTTCTGCATGAAGCGCACCCGCAGCACTTCGGCACGGACCCCGCACCGGACGCCATCCGGAAGTGGCTGGACGGCCGCGCCGAGAAACACGCCCTGTCCGACTCCAGCCCAGCCGACGCCGACCCGGCAGGGGAGACCCGCAGCGGCCCCGATCCCGCCGCGCAGGCCAGACGTCGCGCCGCGCGCGAGAAGAAGGTCAGCCTGGGCCTGGACGCCCTGCAGACCTTCCTGAAAGACCTCGTCCGGGACGGACTGGCGCAGGCTGCCGCGCGCCCCTACAGCGACTGGGACACCCAGGCCGCCCGCCTCGTGGACGCCCAGGCCCCCGGCGCCGCGCGACTGGTCCGGATGATCCCCGAAGTCCTGCCCCAACCGGATCGGCTGCTGGCCCACCTGGCCCGTCTGTACCTGTTGACCGAGGCGTGGCCGCGCCGCGACACCCTGAGCGGCCCGCAGCAGGCCGACCTGCGCGCCGCGCTGGGCTTCCCGCTGGACAAGGCCGCCACGGTCACCGCCGGGGGGACCGACACCCGCTGGCTGGTGCTGGGGCACACCGTCAGCGACGAGGAGCACGTCCGCACCCGCCGCACCTGGCTGCACGAAGGCGGCACCACCGCGCTGCTGCTGGACTTCGCCGCGCCCGGCTGGCCCCTCCCGCCCGCCCTGCCCGCCGGGAGCAGCGTCCGCGCCCGCCTGAGCCACGCCCCCGGCACGGTCCCCCAGCGGCACGTCCTGAACGGCGAGGCCACCCGCAGCGCCCCCGCCCCCCTGCCCGCACCCGTCACCCTGGAGGGGCTGCTCGACGCGCACGGCGCCGCCCTGGCCCTGAACCCCTGGCTGGAGCGCACCGCGCACCACCTCGGGCCCGTCACGGTCCACCCGCCCACGCGGGACGGCGACCCCTGGCGGGCCGGGGACGCACGTGGCAGCCTCCCGCTGGGCGGCAGCGACACGGCCCGCCTCACCCTGCTGGCCCTGTGTGGCGGACACCCCCAGACGTTCACCGCCGAATGGGACGGCCAGAGTCTCACACCCCTGTGCGCCGTGCAGGACGGCACCCTGCATCCCCTGGACACCCCGGAGGACGAGGATGCCTTCTGA
- a CDS encoding adenylate kinase, with the protein MTQPKHNVVIFLGPPGAGKGTQAERLAQDKGLVKISTGDILRDHVARGTDLGQQVKPILDAGQLVPDDILIALIRDKLASMDAVRVIFDGFPRTGAQAKELDVLLEELGAPVSAVPLLEVPDQVLIDRIVDRGRQAAARGEAVRSDDTEEVARRRQEIYREQTQPLIDYYSARGQLTRVDGVGSMDEVYGRILGSMK; encoded by the coding sequence GTGACTCAACCCAAACACAACGTCGTGATCTTCCTCGGGCCTCCCGGTGCGGGCAAGGGCACCCAGGCGGAACGACTGGCGCAGGACAAGGGCCTCGTCAAGATCAGCACCGGTGACATCCTGCGCGACCACGTGGCGCGCGGCACCGACCTGGGCCAGCAGGTCAAGCCCATCCTGGACGCCGGACAGCTCGTGCCGGACGACATCCTGATCGCGCTGATCCGCGACAAGCTGGCCAGCATGGACGCTGTGCGCGTCATCTTCGACGGCTTCCCCCGCACCGGCGCGCAGGCGAAGGAACTGGACGTGCTGCTCGAGGAACTCGGCGCGCCCGTCAGTGCCGTGCCGCTGCTGGAAGTGCCGGATCAGGTGCTGATCGACCGGATCGTGGACCGGGGCCGTCAGGCCGCCGCGCGTGGTGAGGCGGTGCGCAGCGACGACACCGAGGAGGTCGCCCGCCGCCGCCAGGAGATCTACCGCGAGCAGACCCAGCCCCTGATCGACTACTACAGCGCGCGCGGCCAGCTGACCCGCGTGGACGGCGTGGGCAGCATGGATGAGGTCTACGGCCGTATCCTGGGCAGCATGAAGTAA